From the genome of Papaver somniferum cultivar HN1 chromosome 2, ASM357369v1, whole genome shotgun sequence, one region includes:
- the LOC113351130 gene encoding uncharacterized protein At2g39795, mitochondrial-like — translation MVVTVTKKTGPTLEFDVMVEADEITINNLAVKNPNVSDEDIAYEGPEFSSLDAELQEAFYTYLEVRGIKPSIANFLHDYMVKKEHKEYIAWLKNLKNFIAN, via the exons ATGGTTGTAACTGTTACGAAAAAAACCGGTCCAACTTTGGAATTCGATGTTATGGTTGAGGCAGATGAAATTACAATCAACAATTTGGCTGTCAAGAATCCAAATGTTTCGGATGAGGATATTGCTTACGAAGGACCTGAGTTCTC GAGTTTGGATGCGGAACTGCAGGAAGCTTTCTACACATATTTGGAAGTCAGAGGGATTAAACCAAGCATTGCCAATTTCTTACATGACTACATGGTTAAGAAAGAGCATAAGGAATACATTGCGTggttgaagaacttgaagaattTCATTGCCAACTAG